Proteins encoded by one window of Cytophagales bacterium:
- a CDS encoding phosphopeptide-binding protein, with amino-acid sequence MFLFLIACDSIKQKSNDEIEDSINIENFEFDAAEDQPEPIIIEKDGLKLSSVDDSPDFPHAIIYMENPGYESKFETGNIEFSYNVRNYELANQTTDAEQKMCANSAKGQHIHLILNNEPYTAHYEDKFVKQLEPGNYVSLSFLSRSYHESIKNRGAYDLKRFSVGVTDTFDFDMSAKHLFYSRPKGEYFGDDTKKILLDFYLYDTKLKEDGDKVRATINGTEFTLTRWVAYFIEGLPLGENTIKLELIDKDGNLIEGPFNSVERSVMLSELK; translated from the coding sequence ATGTTTCTATTTCTCATTGCATGTGATTCAATAAAGCAGAAAAGCAATGATGAGATTGAAGATTCTATTAATATTGAAAATTTTGAATTTGATGCTGCAGAAGATCAACCGGAACCAATAATAATAGAAAAGGATGGCCTGAAACTTAGCTCTGTTGATGATTCTCCTGATTTTCCTCATGCCATCATTTATATGGAAAATCCGGGTTATGAGTCAAAATTTGAAACAGGCAACATAGAGTTTTCTTATAATGTTAGAAATTATGAGTTGGCAAATCAAACTACAGATGCAGAACAAAAGATGTGTGCCAATTCAGCAAAGGGGCAGCATATTCATCTTATCTTGAACAACGAACCCTATACAGCACATTATGAGGATAAGTTTGTTAAGCAACTTGAGCCCGGCAATTATGTGTCATTATCATTTTTATCCAGGTCTTATCACGAAAGCATAAAAAATAGAGGGGCTTATGATCTTAAACGTTTCTCGGTAGGAGTCACCGATACATTTGATTTTGACATGTCTGCCAAACATTTATTTTACAGTAGGCCTAAGGGAGAATATTTCGGAGATGATACTAAAAAAATTCTTTTAGACTTTTATCTCTATGACACAAAACTTAAGGAAGATGGAGATAAAGTAAGAGCAACAATAAACGGAACGGAATTTACACTTACCAGGTGGGTGGCTTATTTTATTGAAGGATTACCCCTGGGAGAGAATACCATTAAATTGGAGCTAATAGACAAAGATGGTAATCTTATTGAAGGTCCGTTTAATTCTGTTGAGAGGTCTGTAATGTTGAGTGAGTTGAAGTGA